CCCGATCTGCACACCCTTGTTCACGAGGGAGTTCGCCACCCTGCCCCCTGCCACGGTGCCGAACTTCTCCCGCCTGGAGAGCCAGTAGTTCAGGACGAAGAAGAGGCCGTTCAAGAGGACAAGGACCGGGATGAGACCGATATACCCGGCAAGGGCGGGGAAGTTCAGGGCGGCCGCGATATTTTCGGCGAAGATGATGAGGACCGCACCGCTGACGGCCGAGGTCGCCACCACCAGGACGGCGCTGAGGACCGCGAGGTTTGCAGCGTCTTCGTCCTCCCCCGGGAGCATGATGGCAAGGTGATAGGAGAAGCAGGAGATGATCGCGAGGATCCCGGCGATCGAGAGGAAGACCTGGAAGACCCCGAAGTCGTCCGGGGAGTACAGGCGGGCGATGACCGGGATGAGAAGGACGCCCGCCGCCTGGGCGATGACGCTGCCTGAGACAAGTTTCAGGACATTGGTGACAAAACGCGACATGGGGTATGGAGCATAGATTCAACTTGCTCTATATTATCCTTTGGATGGCCCTGCCCCCTGTACGGTGGCATTCGGAAAATGAAAACCTGACATGGGGGTGTCAGAGAGTCTGGCCCCTGAGGGCCTCGGTGCCCCGGACGATATAGGGAAGAGACCCCGTGTCAGAGACCTTCCTCGCGGGGACACCGGCGATGGAGATATTCGGTTCCAGAAAAGACCTGTTCACGACGCTGTTGGCGCCGATGGCGATGCCGTCCGCGATCCTGATGTCGCCAAAGATCTTCGCGCCCGGACCAATATAGACATTGTTCCCGATCTTCGGGGCTGTCTCGTCATGGGACCCGATATTGGCGCCCGGGTGGATCCTGCAGTTTTCCCCGATCTCGGCGGCGCTGTTGACGACGAGCTGGCCATAGTGGGCGATGGAGAGGCCGGGCCCGAAGACGTTCAGGGGGATGGTGAAGCCGAGGCGCACCGACATCTGGTGGTACCTGTACTGGAGCGTATAATAGAACAGGGCATGGGCAGGACTGATATTTTTCAGGCAGTTGTTCC
This window of the Methanofollis ethanolicus genome carries:
- a CDS encoding serine O-acetyltransferase, producing MRKCEYWNNCLKNISPAHALFYYTLQYRYHQMSVRLGFTIPLNVFGPGLSIAHYGQLVVNSAAEIGENCRIHPGANIGSHDETAPKIGNNVYIGPGAKIFGDIRIADGIAIGANSVVNRSFLEPNISIAGVPARKVSDTGSLPYIVRGTEALRGQTL